Proteins encoded together in one Helicobacter pylori window:
- a CDS encoding type IV secretory system conjugative DNA transfer family protein codes for MEDFLYNALYFIEDYKLVVIFSFIGLIALFFLYKFIKTQKKVFKDKANQPQKKKSFKEIIIDGLKERVKTFGFWLQAILLLSYSFITSGLFFLILLGNFYDDNQLPESDDDLFDIWVYAIQDFPAYYFKALTFSSLKIYGFNISLVVYSSILCSYIFITFFVWFLKYLTRTRDIGANKKVDDLFGSASWETEEKMIKAKLITPNNKKRAFDKREVIVGRRGLGDFIAYAGQAFIGLIAPTRSGKGVGFIMPNMINYPQNIVVFDPKADTMETCGKIREKRFNQKVFIYEPFSLKTHRFNPFAYVDFGNDVVLTEDILSQIDTRLKGHGMVASGGDFSTQIFGLAKLVFPERPNEKDPFFSNQARNLFVINCNIYRDLMWTKKGLEFVKRKKIIMPETPTMFFIGSMASGINLIDEDTNMEKVVSLMEFFGGEEDKSGDNLRALSPATRNMWNNFKTMGGAKETYSSVQGVYTSAFAPYNNAMIRNFTSANDFDFRRLRIDAVSIGVIANPKESTIVGPILELFFNVMIYSNLILPIHDPQCKRSCLMLMDEFTLCGYLETFVKAVGIMAEYNMRPAFVFQSKAQLENDPPLGYGRNGAKTILDNLSLNMYYGINNDNYYEHFEKLSKVLGKYTRQDVSRSIDDNTGKTNTSISNKERFLMTPDELMTMGDELIILENTLKPIKCHKALYYDDPFFTDELIKVSPSLSKKYKLGKVPNQATFYDDLQAAKTRGELSYDKSLVPVGSSEL; via the coding sequence ATGGAAGACTTTTTGTATAACGCCTTATACTTCATAGAGGATTATAAGTTGGTTGTTATTTTTAGTTTCATAGGGTTAATAGCGTTATTTTTCCTCTACAAATTCATAAAAACTCAAAAAAAGGTTTTTAAAGATAAAGCTAACCAGCCTCAAAAGAAAAAAAGCTTTAAAGAGATCATTATAGATGGGCTGAAAGAAAGGGTTAAAACCTTTGGCTTTTGGTTGCAAGCGATACTATTACTATCCTATTCTTTTATCACATCAGGGTTATTTTTCTTGATTCTCTTAGGTAATTTTTATGATGATAATCAATTGCCTGAGAGCGATGATGATCTTTTTGATATATGGGTCTATGCGATACAAGATTTTCCTGCATACTATTTTAAGGCGCTCACTTTTAGCTCGCTCAAGATTTATGGGTTCAATATATCCTTAGTTGTATATAGTTCTATTTTATGCTCTTATATCTTTATCACCTTTTTTGTATGGTTCTTAAAATACTTAACTCGGACTAGAGACATAGGAGCGAATAAAAAAGTTGATGATCTCTTTGGCAGCGCGAGTTGGGAAACTGAAGAAAAAATGATCAAAGCCAAGCTTATCACACCCAACAATAAAAAACGCGCCTTTGACAAACGAGAGGTGATTGTAGGCAGGCGAGGTTTGGGGGATTTTATCGCTTACGCAGGACAGGCGTTCATTGGACTCATTGCCCCTACTAGGAGCGGTAAGGGGGTGGGTTTCATCATGCCCAATATGATCAATTATCCTCAAAATATCGTTGTGTTTGATCCTAAGGCTGACACTATGGAAACTTGCGGGAAAATCAGAGAGAAACGCTTCAACCAAAAAGTGTTCATCTATGAACCTTTCTCCTTAAAAACACACCGATTTAATCCTTTCGCGTATGTGGATTTTGGTAATGATGTGGTTTTGACTGAAGACATACTCTCTCAAATTGACACACGCTTAAAAGGGCATGGCATGGTGGCTAGTGGAGGGGATTTTTCCACTCAAATCTTTGGATTGGCTAAGTTGGTGTTCCCTGAAAGACCTAATGAAAAAGATCCTTTTTTTAGCAACCAGGCGCGAAACCTTTTTGTCATCAATTGCAATATTTACAGGGATCTCATGTGGACTAAAAAGGGATTAGAGTTTGTTAAAAGAAAAAAAATCATCATGCCTGAAACCCCTACGATGTTTTTCATAGGTTCTATGGCAAGCGGGATCAACCTGATTGATGAAGACACAAACATGGAAAAAGTCGTGTCTTTAATGGAATTTTTTGGAGGTGAAGAAGATAAGAGTGGCGATAATCTAAGAGCACTTAGTCCTGCCACTAGAAACATGTGGAATAACTTTAAGACAATGGGTGGCGCTAAAGAAACTTATAGCTCTGTTCAAGGGGTATATACTTCAGCCTTTGCTCCTTATAATAACGCAATGATTAGAAATTTCACGAGCGCTAATGATTTTGATTTCAGGCGTTTAAGGATCGATGCAGTGAGTATTGGTGTGATCGCTAATCCTAAAGAAAGCACTATTGTTGGACCGATATTAGAGCTGTTTTTCAACGTGATGATTTATAGCAATTTGATTCTGCCAATCCATGATCCACAATGCAAAAGAAGTTGCTTGATGCTCATGGACGAATTCACTTTGTGTGGCTATTTAGAGACCTTTGTTAAAGCGGTAGGGATTATGGCAGAATACAACATGCGCCCCGCTTTTGTGTTTCAAAGTAAGGCGCAACTAGAGAATGACCCCCCACTTGGTTATGGTAGGAATGGCGCTAAGACTATTTTAGACAACCTTTCTTTGAATATGTATTATGGGATTAACAACGATAACTACTATGAACATTTTGAAAAGCTTTCTAAAGTGTTAGGGAAATACACAAGGCAAGATGTGAGTAGGAGCATTGATGATAATACGGGTAAGACCAACACTTCTATCAGCAACAAGGAGCGGTTTTTGATGACCCCTGATGAATTGATGACTATGGGCGATGAGCTTATCATT
- the virB11 gene encoding P-type DNA transfer ATPase VirB11, whose translation MTEDRLSAEDKKFLEVERALKEAALNPLRHATEELFGDFLKMENITEICYNGDKVVWVLKNNGEWQPFDVRNKKAFSLSRLMHFARCCASFKKKTIDNYENPILSSNLANGERVQIVLSPVTVNDETISISIRIPSKTTYPHSFFEEQGFYNLLDNKEQAISAIKDGIAIGKNVIVCGGTGSGKTTYIKSIMEFIPKEERIISIEDTEEIVFKHHKNYTQLFFGGNITSADCLKSCLRMRPDRIILGELRSSEAYDFYNVLCSGHKGTLTTLHAGSSEEAFIRLANMSSSNSAARNIKFESLIEGFKDLIDIIVHINHHKQCDEFYIKHR comes from the coding sequence ATGACTGAAGACAGATTGAGTGCAGAAGATAAAAAATTTCTAGAAGTAGAAAGAGCCTTAAAAGAAGCGGCATTAAATCCTCTAAGGCATGCTACTGAAGAACTTTTTGGTGATTTTTTAAAAATGGAAAATATCACTGAGATTTGTTACAATGGGGACAAGGTTGTATGGGTTTTAAAAAATAATGGCGAATGGCAACCGTTTGATGTGAGAAACAAGAAAGCCTTTAGCTTATCTCGTTTAATGCATTTCGCTCGGTGTTGTGCAAGTTTTAAGAAAAAAACAATAGACAACTATGAAAATCCTATTTTGAGTAGCAATTTAGCGAATGGTGAAAGGGTGCAGATTGTCCTTTCCCCTGTTACAGTTAATGATGAAACCATTTCCATATCCATAAGGATACCTAGCAAAACAACCTATCCTCATAGCTTTTTTGAAGAACAAGGTTTTTATAATCTACTAGACAACAAAGAACAAGCGATCAGCGCGATTAAAGATGGTATTGCTATTGGCAAGAATGTGATTGTTTGTGGTGGCACAGGAAGCGGTAAAACGACTTATATCAAAAGCATCATGGAGTTTATCCCCAAAGAAGAAAGAATCATATCCATTGAAGACACCGAAGAGATCGTATTCAAACACCACAAGAACTACACACAGCTTTTTTTTGGTGGGAATATCACCTCTGCTGATTGCTTAAAGTCATGTTTGAGAATGCGGCCTGATAGAATCATTTTAGGGGAACTCAGAAGCAGTGAGGCATACGATTTTTATAATGTGCTTTGTAGCGGCCATAAAGGCACGCTAACCACTCTACATGCAGGGAGCAGTGAAGAAGCGTTTATTCGTTTAGCTAACATGAGTTCATCTAATAGCGCAGCAAGGAATATCAAGTTTGAAAGTCTCATTGAAGGCTTTAAAGATTTGATTGATATAATTGTTCATATCAACCACCACAAACAGTGTGATGAGTTTTATATCAAACATAGGTAG
- a CDS encoding sodium:calcium antiporter, whose amino-acid sequence MELGFNETERQKILDSNSSLIRNANEVRDKFIQNYAISLKDSNDPQDFLRRVQELRINMQKNFISFDTYYNYLNNLVLASYNRCKQEKTFAESTIKNELTLGEFVAEISDNFNNFMCDEVARISDLVASYLPREYLPPFIDGNMMGVAFQILGIDDFGRKLNEIVQDIGTKYIILSKNKTYLTSLERAKLITQLKLNLE is encoded by the coding sequence ATGGAACTAGGTTTCAATGAAACAGAAAGACAAAAGATCTTAGACAGCAACAGTTCTCTTATAAGAAATGCGAATGAAGTAAGGGATAAGTTTATTCAAAATTACGCCATTTCTTTAAAAGATAGCAACGATCCGCAAGATTTTTTGAGAAGGGTTCAAGAGTTAAGAATCAATATGCAAAAGAATTTTATTAGTTTTGATACTTATTACAACTATTTAAACAACCTTGTGTTAGCCAGTTACAATCGTTGCAAACAAGAAAAGACTTTTGCAGAAAGCACGATCAAAAATGAACTAACGCTTGGAGAGTTTGTTGCAGAAATTTCTGACAACTTCAATAATTTCATGTGTGATGAAGTGGCAAGAATTTCAGACCTAGTGGCTTCTTATCTGCCAAGAGAGTATTTACCGCCATTCATAGATGGCAATATGATGGGCGTGGCGTTTCAGATTCTAGGGATAGATGATTTTGGGAGGAAGCTCAATGAGATTGTCCAAGATATAGGGACTAAATATATTATTTTGAGCAAAAATAAGACTTATCTCACTTCTTTAGAAAGGGCTAAATTGATAACCCAGTTAAAATTAAATTTGGAATAA
- a CDS encoding cag pathogenicity island protein produces MNEENDKLETSKKAQQDSPQDLSNEEATEANHFEDLLKEESSDNHLDNSTETKTHFDEDKPEETQTQMDSGGNETSESSNGSLADKLFKKARKLVDDKRPFTQQKSLDEETQKLNEEDDRENNEHQEETQTDLIDDETSEKTQQDSPQDLSNEEATEANHFEDLLKEESSDNHLDNPTESSDNHLDNPTETKTHFDEDKLEEITDDSNDQEIIKGSKKKYIIGGIVVAVLIVIILFSRSIFHYFVPLEDKSSRFSKDRNLYVNDEIQIRQEYNRLLKERNEKGNMIDKNLFFNDDPNRTLYNYLNIAEIEDKNPLRAFYECISNGGNYEECLKLIKDKKLQDQMKKTLEAYNDCIKNAKTEEERIKCLDLIKDENLKKSLLNQQKVQVALDCLKNAKTDEERKECLKLINDPEIREKFRKELELQKELQEYKDCIKNAKTEAEKNECLKGLSKEAIERLKQQALDCLKNAKTDEERNECLKNIPQDLQKELLADMSVKAYKDCVSRARNEKEKKECEKLLTPEAKKKLEQQVLDCLKNAKTDEERKKCLKNLPKDLQSDILAKESLKAYKDCASQAKTEAEKQECEKLLTPEAKKLLEEEAKESVKAYLDCVSQAKTEAEKQECEKLLTPEAKKKLEEAKKSVRAYLDCVSQAKTEAEKQECEKLLTPEARKLLENQALDCLKNAKTDEERKECLKDLPKDLQKKVLAKESVRVYLDCVSKAKTEAEKKECEKLLTPEARKLLEEAKESVKAYKDCVSRARNEKEKQECEKLLTPEAKKLLEESKKSVKAYLDCVSKAKNEAERKECEKLLTPEARKLLEEAKESVKAYKDCVSRARNEKEKQECEKLLTPEARKLLENQALDCLKNAKTEAEKKRCVKDLPKDLQKKVLAKESVRVYLDCVSKAKTEAEKKECEKLLTPEARKLLEEAKESVKAYKDCVSRARNEKEKQECEKLLTPEARKLLEQEVKKSVKAYLDCVSRARNEKEKQECEKLLTPEARKLLENQALDCLKNAKTEAEKKRCVKDLPKDLQKKVLAKESVRVYLDCVSKAKNEAEKKECEKLLTPEARKLLEESKKSVKAYLDCVSKAKNEAERKECEKLLTPEARKLLEESKKSVKAYLDCVSKAKNEAERKECEKLLTPEARKLLEEAKESVKAYKDCVSRARNEKEKQECEKLLTPEAKKLLEESKKSVKAYLDCVSKAKNEAERKECEKLLTPEARKLLEEAKESVKAYKDCVSRARNEKEKQECEKLLTPEARKFLEKQRQQKDKAIKDCLKNANPNDRAAIMKCLDGLSDEEKLKYLQEAREKAVLDCLKTARTDEEKRKCQNLYSDLIQEIQNKKAQNQQNQLSKTERLHQASECLDNLDDPTDQEAIEQCLEGLSDSERALILGIKRQADEVDRIYSDLRSRKTFDNMAAKGYPLLPMDFKNGGDIATINATNVDADKIASDNPIYASIEPDITKQYETEKTIKDKSLEAKLAKALGGDKKDDDKEKSKKPTAETKAESNKIDKDVAETAKNISEIALKNKKEKSGDFVDENGNPVDDKKKEEKQDETSPVKQAFIGKSDPTFVLAQYTPIEITLTSKVDATLTGIVSGVVAKDVWNMNGTMILLDKGTKVYGNYQSVKGGTPIMTRLMIVFTKAITPDGVIIPLANAQAAGMLGEAGVDGYVNNHFMKRIGFAVIASVVNSFLQTAPIIALDKLIGLGKGRSERTPEFNYALGQAINGSMQSSAQMSNQILGQLMNIPPSFYKNEGDSIKILTMDDIDFSGVYDVKITNKSVVDEIIKQSTKTLSREHEEITTSPKGGN; encoded by the coding sequence ATGAATGAAGAAAACGATAAACTTGAAACTTCTAAAAAAGCCCAACAAGATTCACCCCAAGATCTATCTAATGAAGAAGCAACGGAAGCCAATCATTTTGAAGATCTTTTAAAAGAAGAAAGTTCAGACAATCATCTTGACAATTCCACAGAAACTAAAACCCATTTTGATGAAGACAAGCCAGAAGAAACCCAAACTCAAATGGATTCTGGAGGTAATGAAACTTCAGAATCTAGCAATGGCAGTCTAGCAGACAAGTTATTCAAGAAAGCCAGAAAATTAGTTGATGATAAAAGACCTTTCACTCAGCAAAAGAGTTTAGATGAAGAAACCCAAAAACTGAACGAAGAAGATGATCGAGAAAATAATGAGCATCAAGAAGAAACTCAAACGGACTTGATTGATGATGAAACTTCTGAAAAAACCCAACAAGATTCACCCCAAGATCTATCTAATGAAGAAGCAACAGAAGCCAATCATTTTGAAGATCTTTTAAAAGAAGAAAGCTCAGACAATCATCTTGACAACCCCACAGAAAGCTCAGACAATCATCTTGACAACCCCACAGAAACTAAAACCCATTTTGATGAAGACAAGCTAGAAGAAATAACTGACGACTCTAACGATCAAGAGATTATCAAAGGAAGCAAAAAGAAATACATTATTGGTGGCATTGTAGTCGCCGTTCTTATCGTGATTATTTTATTTTCTAGAAGCATTTTTCACTACTTTGTACCTTTGGAAGATAAAAGCTCTCGTTTTAGCAAAGACAGGAATCTTTATGTTAATGATGAAATCCAAATAAGGCAAGAGTATAACCGATTGCTGAAAGAACGGAATGAAAAAGGCAATATGATCGATAAGAATCTTTTCTTCAATGACGATCCCAATAGAACCTTATACAACTATTTGAATATTGCAGAAATTGAGGACAAAAACCCATTGAGAGCCTTTTATGAGTGTATTAGTAATGGTGGCAACTATGAAGAATGTTTGAAGCTTATCAAAGACAAAAAACTTCAAGATCAAATGAAAAAGACTCTAGAGGCTTATAATGATTGCATCAAAAATGCCAAAACTGAAGAAGAAAGGATCAAGTGTTTAGATTTAATCAAAGATGAAAACCTAAAAAAAAGCTTACTAAACCAACAAAAAGTTCAAGTGGCTCTAGATTGTTTGAAAAACGCTAAAACCGATGAAGAACGGAAAGAGTGCCTAAAACTCATAAATGACCCTGAGATTAGAGAGAAATTCCGTAAGGAATTAGAGCTTCAAAAAGAGCTTCAAGAGTATAAGGATTGTATCAAAAACGCCAAAACAGAAGCTGAGAAAAACGAATGCTTGAAAGGCTTGTCTAAAGAAGCTATAGAAAGATTGAAACAACAAGCGCTAGATTGTTTGAAAAACGCTAAAACCGATGAAGAACGAAACGAGTGCTTGAAAAATATTCCCCAAGACTTGCAAAAAGAACTACTAGCTGATATGAGCGTCAAGGCTTACAAGGACTGCGTTTCAAGAGCTAGGAATGAAAAAGAGAAAAAAGAGTGTGAGAAATTGCTCACCCCTGAAGCGAAAAAAAAGTTAGAACAACAGGTTCTAGATTGTTTGAAAAACGCTAAAACCGATGAAGAACGAAAAAAGTGTTTGAAAAATCTCCCTAAAGACTTACAAAGCGATATTTTAGCTAAAGAGAGCCTGAAAGCTTATAAAGACTGTGCATCTCAAGCCAAAACTGAAGCTGAGAAACAAGAATGCGAGAAATTGCTCACGCCCGAAGCGAAAAAACTTTTAGAAGAAGAAGCCAAAGAGAGCGTTAAGGCTTATTTGGATTGCGTATCTCAAGCCAAAACTGAAGCTGAGAAACAAGAATGCGAGAAATTGCTCACGCCTGAAGCGAAAAAAAAGTTAGAAGAAGCTAAAAAGAGCGTTAGAGCTTATTTGGATTGCGTATCTCAAGCCAAAACTGAAGCTGAGAAACAAGAATGCGAGAAATTACTCACGCCTGAAGCGAGGAAACTATTAGAGAATCAAGCGCTAGATTGTTTGAAAAACGCTAAAACCGATGAAGAACGGAAAGAGTGCTTGAAAGATCTCCCTAAAGACTTACAGAAAAAGGTTTTAGCCAAAGAGAGTGTTAGGGTTTATTTGGATTGCGTATCAAAAGCCAAAACTGAAGCTGAGAAAAAAGAGTGTGAGAAATTGCTCACGCCTGAAGCGAGGAAACTATTAGAAGAAGCTAAAGAGAGTGTTAAGGCTTACAAAGACTGCGTATCAAGAGCTAGAAATGAAAAAGAGAAACAAGAATGCGAGAAATTACTCACGCCTGAAGCGAAAAAACTATTAGAAGAATCTAAAAAAAGCGTTAAGGCTTATTTGGATTGCGTATCAAAAGCCAAAAACGAAGCTGAAAGAAAAGAATGCGAGAAATTGCTCACGCCCGAAGCGAGGAAACTATTAGAAGAAGCTAAAGAGAGTGTTAAGGCTTACAAAGACTGCGTATCAAGAGCTAGAAATGAAAAAGAGAAACAAGAATGCGAGAAATTGCTCACGCCTGAAGCGAGGAAACTATTAGAGAATCAAGCGCTAGATTGTTTGAAAAACGCTAAAACCGAAGCTGAGAAAAAAAGGTGTGTCAAAGATCTCCCTAAAGACTTACAGAAAAAGGTTTTAGCCAAAGAGAGTGTTAGGGTTTATTTGGATTGCGTATCAAAAGCCAAAACTGAAGCTGAGAAAAAAGAGTGTGAGAAATTGCTCACGCCTGAAGCGAGGAAACTATTAGAAGAAGCTAAAGAGAGTGTTAAGGCTTACAAAGACTGCGTATCAAGAGCTAGAAATGAAAAAGAGAAACAAGAATGCGAGAAATTACTCACGCCTGAAGCGAGGAAACTATTAGAGCAAGAAGTTAAAAAAAGCGTTAAGGCTTATTTGGATTGCGTTTCAAGAGCTAGGAATGAAAAAGAGAAACAAGAATGCGAGAAATTACTCACGCCTGAAGCGAGGAAACTATTAGAGAATCAAGCGCTAGATTGTTTGAAAAACGCTAAAACCGAAGCTGAGAAAAAAAGGTGTGTCAAAGATCTCCCTAAAGACTTACAGAAAAAGGTTTTAGCCAAAGAGAGTGTTAGGGTTTATTTGGATTGCGTATCAAAAGCCAAAAACGAAGCTGAGAAAAAAGAGTGCGAGAAATTGCTCACGCCCGAAGCGAGGAAACTATTAGAAGAATCTAAAAAAAGCGTTAAGGCTTATTTGGATTGCGTATCAAAAGCCAAAAACGAAGCTGAAAGAAAAGAATGCGAGAAATTGCTCACGCCCGAAGCGAGGAAACTATTAGAAGAATCTAAAAAAAGCGTTAAGGCTTATTTGGATTGCGTATCAAAAGCCAAAAACGAAGCTGAAAGAAAAGAATGCGAGAAATTGCTCACGCCTGAAGCGAGGAAACTATTAGAAGAAGCTAAAGAGAGTGTTAAGGCTTACAAAGACTGCGTATCAAGAGCTAGAAATGAAAAAGAGAAACAAGAATGCGAGAAATTGCTCACGCCTGAAGCGAAAAAACTATTAGAAGAATCTAAAAAAAGCGTTAAGGCTTATTTGGATTGCGTATCAAAAGCCAAAAACGAAGCTGAAAGAAAAGAATGCGAGAAATTGCTCACGCCTGAAGCGAGGAAACTATTAGAAGAAGCTAAAGAGAGTGTTAAGGCTTACAAAGACTGCGTATCAAGAGCTAGAAATGAAAAAGAGAAACAAGAATGCGAGAAATTACTCACGCCTGAAGCGAGGAAATTTTTAGAGAAACAGCGCCAACAAAAAGATAAAGCGATAAAGGATTGCTTGAAAAACGCCAATCCTAACGACAGAGCGGCTATCATGAAGTGTTTGGATGGTTTGAGCGATGAAGAGAAGCTCAAATACCTGCAAGAAGCCAGAGAAAAGGCTGTCTTGGATTGTTTGAAAACGGCTAGGACCGATGAAGAAAAAAGGAAATGCCAAAACCTTTATAGCGATTTGATCCAAGAAATCCAAAATAAAAAGGCACAGAACCAACAAAATCAATTGAGTAAAACAGAAAGGTTGCATCAAGCAAGCGAGTGCTTGGATAACTTAGATGACCCTACTGATCAAGAAGCCATAGAGCAATGTTTAGAGGGATTGAGCGATAGCGAAAGGGCGCTAATTCTAGGAATCAAACGACAAGCTGATGAAGTGGATCGGATCTATAGCGATCTAAGAAGCCGCAAAACCTTTGATAACATGGCGGCTAAAGGTTATCCATTGTTGCCAATGGATTTTAAAAATGGTGGCGATATTGCCACTATTAACGCCACTAATGTTGATGCGGACAAAATAGCTAGCGATAATCCTATTTATGCTTCCATAGAGCCTGATATTACTAAGCAATACGAAACAGAGAAAACCATTAAGGATAAGAGTTTAGAAGCTAAATTAGCTAAGGCTTTAGGTGGCGATAAAAAAGATGATGATAAAGAAAAAAGTAAAAAACCCACAGCAGAAACTAAAGCAGAAAGCAATAAGATAGACAAAGATGTCGCAGAAACTGCCAAAAATATCAGCGAAATCGCTCTTAAGAACAAAAAAGAAAAGAGTGGGGATTTTGTAGATGAAAATGGTAATCCCGTTGATGATAAAAAGAAAGAAGAAAAACAAGATGAAACAAGCCCTGTCAAACAGGCCTTTATAGGCAAGAGTGATCCCACATTTGTTTTAGCGCAATACACCCCCATTGAAATCACTCTGACTTCTAAAGTAGATGCCACTCTCACGGGTATAGTGAGTGGGGTTGTAGCCAAAGATGTATGGAACATGAACGGCACTATGATCTTATTAGACAAAGGCACTAAGGTGTATGGGAATTATCAAAGCGTGAAAGGTGGCACGCCTATTATGACTCGTTTGATGATAGTCTTTACTAAAGCCATTACGCCTGATGGGGTGATTATACCTCTAGCAAACGCTCAAGCAGCAGGCATGTTGGGTGAAGCAGGGGTAGATGGCTATGTGAATAATCACTTCATGAAGCGCATAGGCTTTGCTGTGATAGCAAGCGTGGTTAATAGCTTCTTGCAAACCGCGCCTATCATAGCCCTAGATAAACTCATAGGTCTTGGCAAAGGTAGAAGTGAAAGGACACCTGAATTTAATTACGCTTTGGGTCAAGCTATCAATGGCAGTATGCAAAGTTCAGCTCAGATGTCTAATCAAATTCTAGGGCAACTGATGAATATCCCCCCAAGTTTTTACAAAAATGAGGGCGATAGCATTAAGATTCTCACAATGGACGATATTGATTTTAGTGGTGTGTATGATGTTAAAATTACCAACAAATCTGTGGTAGATGAAATCATCAAACAAAGCACCAAAACTTTGTCTAGAGAACATGAAGAAATCACCACAAGCCCCAAAGGTGGCAATTGA
- the cagX gene encoding type IV secretion system apparatus protein CagX: protein MEQAFFKKIVGCFCLGYLFLSSVIEAAAPDIKNFNRGRVKVVNKKIAYLGDEKPITIWTSLDNVTVIQLEKDETISYITTGFNKGWNIVPNSNHIFIQPKSVKSNLMFEKEAVNFALMTRDYQEFLKTKKLIVDAPDPKELEEQKKALEKEKEAKEQAQKAQKDKREKRKEERAKNRANLENLTNAMSNPQNLSNNKNLSELIKQQRENELDQMERLEDMQEQAQANALKQIEELNKKQAEEAVRQRAKDKISIKTDKSQKSPEDNSVELSPSDSAWRTNLVVRTNKALYQFILRIAQKDNFASAYLTVKLEYPQRHEVSSVIEEELKKREEAKRQRELIKQENLNTTAYINRVMMASNEQIINKEKIREEKQKIILDQAKALETQYVHNALKRNPVPRNYNYYQAPEKRSKHIMPSEIFDDGTFTYFGFKNITLQPAIFVVQPDGKLSMTDAAIDPNMTNSGLRWYRVNEIAEKFKLIKDKALVTVINKGYGKNPLTKNYNIKNYGELERVIKKLPLVRDK from the coding sequence ATGGAGCAGGCATTTTTTAAAAAAATTGTTGGCTGTTTCTGTCTTGGTTATTTATTTTTATCTAGCGTAATAGAAGCAGCAGCACCTGACATTAAAAATTTTAATCGTGGTAGGGTGAAAGTGGTGAATAAGAAGATTGCTTATTTGGGAGATGAAAAACCCATCACGATTTGGACTTCATTAGACAATGTTACTGTGATCCAACTTGAAAAAGATGAAACTATTTCTTACATCACAACAGGTTTCAATAAAGGTTGGAATATTGTGCCTAATTCTAATCACATATTCATTCAACCTAAATCGGTAAAAAGTAATCTCATGTTTGAAAAAGAAGCAGTGAATTTTGCCCTAATGACAAGAGATTACCAAGAATTTTTAAAAACAAAAAAACTTATCGTAGATGCGCCTGACCCTAAAGAATTAGAAGAACAAAAAAAAGCTCTAGAAAAAGAAAAAGAAGCTAAAGAACAAGCACAAAAAGCGCAAAAAGATAAAAGAGAAAAAAGAAAGGAGGAGCGTGCAAAAAATAGAGCCAATTTAGAAAATCTCACTAACGCTATGAGTAACCCACAAAATTTGAGCAATAACAAAAATCTTAGCGAATTGATCAAGCAACAGAGAGAAAATGAATTAGACCAAATGGAACGACTAGAGGACATGCAAGAGCAGGCTCAAGCTAACGCGCTCAAACAAATTGAAGAACTCAACAAGAAACAAGCTGAAGAGGCAGTCAGGCAAAGAGCCAAGGATAAAATCAGTATTAAGACAGATAAATCTCAAAAAAGCCCCGAGGATAACTCCGTAGAATTATCTCCTAGCGATAGCGCTTGGAGGACTAATCTTGTTGTGCGGACCAATAAAGCCTTGTATCAATTCATTTTGAGGATAGCTCAAAAAGACAATTTTGCTTCAGCGTATCTAACGGTCAAATTAGAATACCCACAAAGACACGAAGTCTCTAGCGTTATTGAAGAGGAATTAAAAAAGAGAGAAGAAGCAAAGAGGCAGAGAGAATTGATCAAGCAAGAAAATCTCAACACCACAGCCTACATCAATAGAGTAATGATGGCGAGCAATGAACAGATTATCAACAAAGAAAAAATAAGAGAAGAAAAACAAAAAATTATCTTAGATCAAGCAAAGGCGCTAGAGACCCAATATGTGCATAATGCGTTAAAAAGAAACCCTGTGCCTAGAAACTACAATTACTACCAAGCACCTGAAAAACGCTCTAAACATATTATGCCCTCTGAAATTTTTGATGATGGCACATTCACTTATTTTGGTTTCAAAAACATCACTCTCCAACCTGCTATTTTTGTGGTTCAACCTGATGGGAAATTGAGCATGACTGATGCCGCCATTGATCCTAACATGACTAATTCAGGATTGAGATGGTATAGAGTTAATGAAATTGCAGAGAAGTTTAAGCTCATTAAAGACAAAGCCCTTGTAACAGTGATTAATAAAGGCTATGGGAAAAATCCATTGACAAAAAATTACAATATCAAAAACTATGGTGAATTGGAGCGTGTGATTAAAAAGCTCCCTCTTGTCAGAGATAAATAA